In Trichoderma atroviride chromosome 2, complete sequence, one DNA window encodes the following:
- a CDS encoding uncharacterized protein (EggNog:ENOG41~CAZy:GH17) has product MKGTIAAAAVAAFAGAANASHGHRHAHELFAAKRAQTGDVCVPGCTTIWSTVTGEPTWVPAPPPVTSAAPVAPTTAPAQPTTETQAPSTSEVIVVPVPTPTPISFSTPGTYTIPATTITLTESTTVCGATSTAVPPGTHTVGGVTTIVETATTVTCPVATVSTSGTVVTSVIVQTTYVCPAAGTYTIAPITTTVPESTVIVYPVPTSYAPGTYTAPQKVVTVTETDYVTWCPFESSGLPTTQPAPTPTPAPASYPPPAAAKPSSSAPVYVPPPVVPKPKPSQAAPKPKPQAPSGGLSGSNDHYGITYTPYEPTTGDCKGASEVEKDISDLKNAGFQVIRVYSTDCNTLENVGGAAKKYGLDLILGVFVKGDGCSYDTPDIKSQVDAISAWAQWDIVKLIVVGNEAIMNSYCSATQLASLITTVKGKCSGYSGPYTISETLNIWQQPAVSSAICPVVDVAGANIHPYFNTATPASSAGDFVAGQLELLNKVCSGKEAINLECGWPKQGSCNGAACPGHSEQTTAIQSIREKCGDKTVFFSFDDDMWKQPGPLGCEQSWGVAAAFSISGIY; this is encoded by the exons ATGAAGGGAAcaatcgccgccgccgctgtgGCTGCCTTTGCCGGTGCTGCCAACGCTTCTCACGGCCACCGCCACGCCCACGAGCTCTTCGCCGCCAAGCGAGCCCAGACCGGCGATGTCTGCGTCCCGGGATGCACCACCATCTGGTCGACCGTCACCGGCGAGCCTACTT GGGTTCCTGCGCCTCCTCCTGTCacctctgctgctcctgtgGCCCCTACTACCGCTCCTGCGCAGCCCACCACTGAGACTCAGGCTCCCTCAACTTCCGAGGTGATTGTTGTTCCTGTCCCGACGCCGACTCCCATCTCATTCTCGACTCCTGGAACCTACACCATCCcggccaccaccatcaccctGACCGAGTCCACCACCGTCTGCGGTGCTACCTCGACTGCGGTGCCCCCAGGAACACACACTGTCGGTGGTGTCACCACCATCGTTGAGACGGCCACCACCGTTACCTGCCCCGTTGCCACCGTCTCGACCAGTGGCACCGTTGTCACCAGCGTTATTGTCCAGACCACCTACGTCTGCCCTGCTGCGGGAACTTACACCATTGCTcccatcaccaccacggTCCCGGAGTCTACGGTCATCGTCTACCCCGTCCCCACCAGCTATGCTCCTGGTACCTACACCGCCCCTCAGAAGGTGGTCACCGTCACCGAGACTGACTATGTCACCTGGTGCCCCTTTGAGAGCTCTGGCCTCCCCACTACTCAGCCTGCTCCTACTCCTACGCCAGCTCCCGCCAGCTaccctcctcctgctgctgccaagccCAGCAGCTCTGCGCCGGTCTACGTTCCTCCTCCCGTCGttcccaagcccaagccttCCCAGGCTGCCCCTAAGCCTAAGCCTCAGGCTCCTAGCGGTGGTCTGAGCGGCAGCAACGACCACTACGGTATCACCTACACTCCTTATGAGCCCACCACTGGAGACTGCAAGGGCGCTTCCGAGGTCGAGAAGGATATTTCCGATCTCAAGAACGCTGGCTTCCAGGTTATCCGTGTCTACTCAACTGACTGCAACACTCTCGAGAATGTTGGTGGCGCCGCTAAGAAGTACGGCCTCGATCTGATTCTCGGTGTCTTCGTCAAGGGTGACGGCTGCAGCTATGACACTCCCGATATCAAGAGCCAGGTTGACGCCATTTCCGCCTGGGCTCAGTGGGACATTGTCAAGCTCATTGTTGTGGGTAACGAGGCTATTATGAACAGCTACTGCTCTGCTACTCAGCTTGCTTCTCTGATCACCACAGTCAAGGGCAAGTGCAGCGGCTACAGTGGCCCTTACACCATCTCTGAGACTCTTAAcatctggcagcagcctgcTGTTTCTTCCGCCATCTGCCCTGTTGTCGACGTCGCTGGTGCCAACATCCACCCTTACTTCAACACCGCCACTCCCGCTTCATCCGCTGGTGACTTCGTCGCTGGTCAGCTCGAGCTCCTGAACAAGGTTTGCTCCGGCAAGGAGGCCATTAACCTGGAGTGCGGCTGGCCTAAGCAGGGATCATGCAATGGTGCTGCCTGCCCTGGCCACAGCGAGCAGACCACTGCCATTCAGTCTATTCGTGAGAAGTGCGGTGACAAgaccgtcttcttctctttcgacgacgacatgtGGAAGCAGCCTGGTCCTTTGGGCTGCGAACAGAGCTGGGGTGTTGCAGCTGCCTTCTCCATTTCTGGCATCTACTAA
- a CDS encoding uncharacterized protein (BUSCO:EOG092D0H69) has translation MFMMLPRPGCQSVYRQYLSRSRCRFIKHGSENRPTIDKSRIALSSLQVHWASTTSESQPRGRYGQSHIPKAVTKQKLTPQDVPYLPIRQRLRLWAAQDKQSNSDGMPPDMILYGSGSNDLSRTQSTGSSDMDQLRPNKAGMTDEFGDDVGDEDVQVGAVSDSSRHPGDLVELKQLGSRVPLFAIYLGYFGERNHFYAVNGRWLTSMGYSPLFTVAKFATQEELAPVMAKLPRKASIEQFEELRRNEQGPLRDDGSQLIQKMTDFRLKAEAVQKQNLAKLDAVRTFLSTQQQARYLSLFEIADILLPASLKVRGQFPPFALYAVHAALYQNEIGFRPLSPSSDCHRQDHLFEIFPQSHSQIINKVVTMVRDYTETNMKRLRAPKPHELEETILGKFILQAREAILESRSRRQWTPHGTLAPGDAMQLPQTEWSPASKDIIAFLEWWASYDLFEPGSKFHGHGALILRALELYDDTVLDQSTAWTFLQEIGIIPPWEIPSRYKVRFPNVTIARGGGLEREVPSNLEESKRPDIAAGFRREHGQSTIFCIDAVSTMVIDDGISLERTDNPDEFWLHVHAADPASSIKPNSELCKYMELIPENIYLPGHFQAMLPSNLSEDDDAKDYASDGLVSQFSLKSGSPALTFSARVNRAGELLDFKVEPSTLGKVVYLDPEDVSKFCKEPTPPPVPSYSLVVGKPEGNGEPQLNRPMLAARDLDSSGKEDLLLLYQLAEAIKSKRLGKGAWPYFFPRPSVSVTLHDTPGEGDGSKILPPDPYIKAAYETSTGCSVVSNTMVLAGEIAARWCSSRSIPIPYRRNVKFRHGIDKAFNYATKEIYPLIRKGVEPSGSQRQELARLTGGIEISSQPGSYFLLGLDMYAKATSPLRRFSDLLVHWQIHAALQHERTTQRTIDPETDDLDGILPFSSTQLATTLPLLEVREKMARTVSRGILEWILIALVRAWRFEKTAPRKLRFTVSSRWRQGCIGRVDFFGLNAIMDIEGLNHKALVKDVRVGDQFEVELADVNVHSRRILVKALKYLGPNPADSIEASATPALT, from the exons ATGTTCATGATGCTGCCCCGACCAGGCTGCCAGTCCGTTTATCGGCAGTATCTGTCTCGCAGCCGCTGTCGTTTCATCAAACATGGGTCAGAAAATAGACCTACTATTGATAAGTCAAGGATAGCTCTTTCAAGCCTTCAAGTG CATTGGGCGAGCACTACCAGTGAATCCCAACCTCGGGGAAGATATGGGCAATCCCATATACCAAAAGCTGTGACTAAGCAGAAGTTGACGCCTCAAGATGTCCCCTACTTGCCAATTCGCCAACGGCTGCGGCTATGGGCTGCTCAAGACAAGCAAAGCAACTCTGATGGCATGCCTCCAGATATGATCCTATACGGCAGTGGCTCAAATGACTTGAGTCGAACTCAATCGACAGGCTCATCCGATATGGACCAGCTGCGGCCTAATAAAGCTGGAATGACGGATGAATTTGGCGACGATGTaggcgatgaagacgtcCAGGTTGGTGCTGTTAGTGACAGTTCGAGGCATCCTGGTGATCTCGTTGAATTGAA ACAACTTGGCTCGCGCGTGCCCCTCTTTGCAATCTACCTAGGGTACTTTGGAGAGAGGAATCATTTCTATGCTGTTAATGGTAGATGGCTCACTAGCATGGGCTATTCTCCGCTATTCACGGTGGCCAAGTTTGCTACACAGGAAGAGTTGGCGCCTGTGATGGCAAAGTTGCCACGAAAGGCATCAATTGAACAGTTTGAAGAACTCCGCCGCAACGAACAGGGCCCCTTACGAGATGATGGCTCTCAGCTTATCCAAAAAATGACGGATTTCAGGCTCAAAGCAGAGGCTGTGCAGAAACAGAACCTCGCAAAGCTGGATGCAGTCAGGACATTTTTGTCCACTCAGCAACAAGCCAGGTATCTGAGCCTTTTTGAGATTGCCGATATACTACTGCCTGCATCTCTCAAAGTACGCGGCCAATTCCCCCCTTTTGCACTATATGCTGTCCATGCAGCGTTATATCAAAATGAGATTGGCTTTCGGCCACTCAGCCCGTCTAGTGACTGCCATCGTCAAGACCATTTATTCGAAATTTTCCCTCAGAGTCATTCgcaaatcatcaacaagGTTGTTACTATGGTCCGCGACTACACAGAAACTAACATGAAACGCCTGAGAGCGCCAAAACCACACGAGCTTGAGGAGACTATACTGGGGAAATTTATTCTCCAGGCACGGGAAGCAATCTTGGAGAGCCGCTCAAGACGACAATGGACGCCCCATGGTACCCTTGCTCCTGGAGACGCTATGCAGCTGCCACAGACGGAGTGGTCTCCGGCAAGCAAGGATATCATTGCCTTCTTGGAATGGTGGGCGAGTTATGATCTTTTCGAACCCGGGTCGAAATTTCACGGTCACGGCGCCCTGATTCTTCGCGCCCTCGAACTTTACGATGATACCGTTCTCGACCAGAGCACGGCCTGGACATTTTTGCAAGAAATTGGCATCATTCCTCCGTGGGAAATCCCGTCACGTTACAAAGTCCGTTTCCCAAACGTCACAATAGCCAGGGGTGGCGGCTTGGAACGAGAAGTTCCCAGCAATCTCGAAGAATCTAAGCGGCCAGACATTGCAGCGGGCTTCAGGCGAGAGCATGGGCAGTCTACAATATTTTGTATTGACGCAGTGTCGACTATGGTTATTGATGATGGTATCTCACTGGAGCGCACAGATAACCCTGACGAGTTTTGGCTGCACGTCCATGCAGCCGATCCTGCATCAAGTATTAAGCCAAACTCTGAACTGTGCAAATACATGGAGCTGATTCCGGAGAACATATACCTGCCTGGACACTTTCAAGCCATGCTACCTTCTAACTTGagcgaagatgacgacgccaAAGACTATGCCTCCGATGGTCTTGTTAGTCAGTTTTCACTCAAATCAGGAAGTCCAGCATTAACTTTCAGTGCAAGAGTCAACAGAGCTGGCGAGTTGCTAGACTTCAAGGTTGAACCAAGCACGCTCGGAAAGGTCGTCTACCTGGATCCCGAGGACGTATCTAAATTCTGCAAAGAGCCAACACCGCCGCCTGTTCCTAGCTACAGTCTCGTCGTCGGAAAGCCAGAAGGGAACGGAGAGCCGCAATTAAATCGTCCAATGCTTGCAGCCCGGGATTTGGACTCATCCGGCAAAGAAGATTTGTTATTATTGTATCAACTCGCCGAGGCTATCAAAAGCAAGCGTCTCGGAAAAGGAGCGTGGCCATACTTTTTCCCTCGCCCATCCGTCTCGGTGACTCTCCATGATACTCCTGGGGAAGGAGACGGATCAAAAATCCTGCCGCCTGATCCATATATCAAAGCCGCCTACGAGACATCCACGGGGTGTTCCGTTGTTTCTAATACTATGGTTCTGGCTGGTGAAATTGCGGCACGATGGTGTTCGTCTCGCAGCATCCCAATTCCCTACCGGAGGAACGTCAAGTTTAGACATGGTATTGATAAAGCATTCAATTACGCCACAAAGGAGATTTACCCTCTCATCAGGAAGGGTGTTGAGCCAAGCGGCAGCCAGCGACAAGAATTGGCTCGACTCACTGGCGGAATCGAGATATCGAGTCAGCCAGGCTCATACTTCCTCCTTGGGCTGGACATGTATGCCAAAGCCACATCGCCGCTGCGTCGTTTCTCTGACTTGCTTGTCCATTGGCAAATCCATGCAGCCTTACAGCACGAGCGAACCACTCAGCGAACCATTGATCCGGAGACTGATGATTTGGATGGCAttcttccattttcttcCACTCAGCTCGCGACTACCCTTCCGCTGTTGGAGGTTcgcgagaagatggcgcGCACAGTCTCTCGTGGCATCCTCGAGTGGATCCTCATCGCCCTTGTCCGTGCATGGCGCTTCGAGAAGACGGCACCTCGCAAGCTCCGATTTACTGTTAGTTCGCGCTGGCGGCAGGGCTGCATTGGTAGAGTGGATTTCTTCGGTCTAAATGCGATAATGGATATCGAGGGCTTGAATCACAAGGCCCTCGTCAAGGACGTCCGAGTTGGAGACCAATTCGAAGTCGAGCTTGCAGATGTGAACGTCCATTCGCGGCGCATCCTCGTCAAAGCCCTCAAGTATCTCGGTCCTAATCCCGCTGATAGCATAGAGGCGTCCGCAACACCGGCCCTGACATGA